In Rhodococcus sp. OK302, one genomic interval encodes:
- a CDS encoding non-ribosomal peptide synthetase, which yields MSADDVAAVDMTPGKARGSRKPRPARTRRVRVPLLPQLLAAAVDIDPAAVAIRFDGRSVTYAELDATSSQLARLLITHGVGPEDRVAISIPRSVESVCAVWAVAKAGAAFVPVDPNYPADRVLHMISDSGASIGLTVAAVAGELPSSLPWWELDSAEYVALASDVPAEPVSYTERVGTLRPEHPAYVIYTSGSTGRPKGVIVTHGGLADLCAEQVERYGLTATSRTLHFASPSFDASVLELLLAFGGGSTMVIARPDVYGGDELAELLVGEQVTHAFMTPAALGSLSAEDGFENIEVVVVGGEACSPALVARWAPGRKFFNAYGPTEATVATSIAELTGEGPVTIGGPVRGVGLYVLDARLQPVATGTAGELYVSGAHLARGYNGLSGTTAACFVANPFGTGGERLYRTGDTVRWIRTDDGERDLEYLGRADSQVKIRGFRIELGEIDAVLAAVPGVDFVATLIRTGPTGEPALVSYAKAKAGVGLDPDALLVSARAALPRHMVPASIVMIAEIPLTPVGKLDVDALPAPQFESRSYRAPSTPAQILVADAIADLLGLEQVGADDDFFELGGNSLIAAKLAGRLGAAFETRVQVKTLFEASTVEALAARIESSTDSAGHVALQPMTRPERVPLSLPQKRMWFLSQFDAESAVNNIPIVLRLTGELDVSALRSAVDDVVARHEVLRTLYPAFDGIGYQEIHEASTADIDVVPQDLDESALLATLLPLVTTGFDVATAVPLRVRLFRTSPTEFVLAMVVHHISADGVSVGPLVRDVAVAYLARVSGEAPAWSPLAVQYADFALWQQQVLGDDSDPASLMSEQLRYWSENLAGLPEKIDVPSDWPRPAVASTRGGVHRFEIDGELHRSLEQLALDRNVSLFMVVHSALAVLLARLASTDDVVIGSPISGRGEPALDDVIGMFVNTLVLRTSITPDTSFAALLEQVRETDLSAFANADLPFERLVEVLDPARSQAHHPLFQVALFFQNMAGEALELPGLRVSEFDAGIDIAKFDLQLTASPIEDEAGVGTGIAMSWLYATDLFDAETAVAFADRLTRILRAMVADTNSAVGDVELLSTNDFQSIVRDFNDTAQVTVGGLLLDGFDSVVAVSPGARAVVFGGEVLSYAEFDVKVNRLARYLIGLGVGPESLVGLAVRRSTDLLVGLYAIVRAGGAWVPLDPDAPSARNEYVLETADPVCVVSTERDGFAASGRRVVCVDVVDVSGFSGARVLDVDRLGPLRSGNAAYVIFTSGSTGRPKGVAVSHGAIVNQLEWMQAEYALTPADVYLQKTATTFDVSLWGFFMPLRVGATLVVAAADGHRDPGYLASVIDEQGVSVTDFVPTMLSTFSSLVDPGLLGSLRDVLVIGEALPVEAVREFAAVSSARVHNLYGPTEAAVSFTFADVTAVGSSGSVVSIGVPEWNCRVFVLDSRLRPVPVGVAGELYLVGVQLARGYVGRPDLSADRFVASPFGLGERMYRTGDLVRWNASGDIEYIGRTDFQVKFRGQRIELGEIEAALSAHGSVLSAAVLVRGSVTGDQLVGYVVPAVGASVDVSVLRGFVGERVPGYMVPAAVVVLDAFPLNSSGKLDRGLLPEPVFEARVFRAPVSVVELVVASAFVGVLGVDRVGLDDDFFALGGNSLIAMKLASELTEALGTSVPVRMLFGASNVESLSARIEAARRDGSSTPANHAIDVLLPIRETGSAAPMFFIHPMSGLAWKASGLVPYLDAQSPVYGLQAPVMAEAWQLPTSVDALAQRYVQEMLSVNPSGPFRIVGYSLGGYIGHACAVLLRSKGFDVKLAMIDPRGTAEVGETQAGDNVAELAAGWGVDVGDAIDLGALGRDEILGLGRSLDSLSFLTGDQLGSLYDFATSAASMIEAYEPSVFDGDALVLSATVGVGSSPELSEIWQPAIGGSLTEVSVDASHHSMMDPDQLELIGPRLAAYFRS from the coding sequence ATGAGCGCCGACGACGTAGCAGCAGTCGACATGACACCCGGGAAGGCACGAGGAAGCCGCAAGCCTCGTCCCGCCCGCACACGACGGGTGCGAGTGCCGCTGCTACCTCAACTGCTGGCAGCTGCCGTCGACATCGATCCGGCTGCGGTCGCCATCCGCTTCGACGGACGGTCCGTCACCTACGCCGAGCTGGACGCGACGTCGTCGCAGCTTGCTCGCCTGCTCATCACGCACGGGGTGGGCCCGGAGGATCGTGTCGCGATTTCCATCCCACGGTCTGTCGAGTCGGTGTGCGCCGTGTGGGCCGTCGCGAAGGCGGGTGCGGCGTTTGTGCCCGTGGACCCGAACTATCCGGCCGATCGAGTCCTCCACATGATTTCCGATTCGGGTGCCTCGATCGGTCTGACGGTGGCGGCCGTCGCCGGCGAATTGCCGTCGAGCTTGCCGTGGTGGGAACTCGACAGCGCGGAGTACGTGGCTCTCGCATCTGATGTCCCGGCTGAACCCGTGTCGTACACCGAACGCGTCGGAACCTTGCGCCCAGAACACCCGGCGTACGTGATCTACACCTCAGGCTCAACGGGACGGCCCAAGGGCGTCATCGTCACACACGGCGGTCTCGCAGACCTCTGCGCCGAGCAAGTTGAACGCTACGGTCTGACAGCCACTTCTCGCACTTTGCACTTTGCGTCTCCGAGCTTCGACGCTTCCGTGCTGGAATTGCTCCTCGCCTTCGGCGGCGGTTCGACGATGGTGATCGCTCGTCCCGATGTCTACGGCGGAGACGAACTGGCTGAACTCCTTGTGGGGGAACAGGTCACACATGCATTCATGACTCCGGCCGCGCTCGGATCTCTTTCGGCAGAAGACGGTTTCGAGAATATCGAGGTCGTTGTTGTCGGCGGCGAAGCGTGTTCACCCGCTCTGGTGGCGCGTTGGGCGCCCGGCCGCAAGTTCTTCAACGCGTACGGCCCGACCGAAGCCACTGTTGCCACCTCGATCGCCGAACTCACCGGCGAGGGCCCGGTGACTATCGGAGGCCCCGTCCGCGGCGTCGGACTGTACGTTCTGGACGCCCGGTTGCAGCCGGTCGCCACCGGCACTGCCGGTGAACTATATGTGTCGGGAGCACACCTGGCACGCGGGTACAACGGCTTGTCCGGGACTACCGCAGCATGTTTTGTCGCGAACCCGTTCGGAACCGGCGGTGAGCGCCTGTACCGCACCGGAGATACCGTGCGTTGGATTCGGACCGACGACGGCGAGCGTGACCTCGAATACCTCGGCCGAGCCGACTCCCAGGTCAAGATCCGTGGTTTCCGCATCGAGCTCGGCGAAATCGACGCTGTTCTCGCCGCAGTGCCCGGCGTGGATTTTGTAGCGACACTGATCAGGACCGGGCCGACGGGCGAGCCCGCGTTGGTGTCGTATGCGAAGGCCAAAGCCGGAGTCGGCCTCGACCCCGACGCGTTGCTCGTCAGTGCACGGGCTGCACTGCCGCGGCACATGGTTCCGGCATCGATCGTGATGATCGCGGAGATTCCGCTGACCCCGGTCGGCAAGCTCGACGTCGACGCATTGCCCGCTCCGCAGTTCGAATCCCGCTCGTACCGAGCACCATCCACGCCTGCGCAGATACTGGTCGCCGACGCAATCGCTGACCTGCTCGGGCTCGAGCAAGTCGGAGCCGACGACGATTTCTTCGAGTTGGGCGGCAACTCCCTGATCGCAGCCAAACTGGCAGGTCGACTCGGCGCAGCATTCGAGACGCGCGTGCAGGTGAAGACTCTGTTCGAGGCATCGACTGTCGAAGCGCTGGCAGCACGTATCGAATCCTCGACAGACTCGGCCGGACATGTTGCGCTGCAACCGATGACACGTCCCGAGCGGGTTCCGCTTTCGTTGCCGCAGAAACGTATGTGGTTCCTCAGCCAGTTCGACGCGGAATCGGCGGTCAATAATATTCCGATCGTTCTGAGGCTGACCGGCGAACTCGACGTGAGTGCACTCCGTAGTGCGGTGGACGACGTCGTTGCGCGGCACGAGGTGCTCCGTACCTTGTACCCGGCTTTCGACGGTATCGGTTATCAGGAAATCCACGAGGCGTCGACTGCCGACATCGACGTGGTGCCCCAGGATCTCGACGAATCCGCACTGCTCGCAACGTTGCTGCCATTGGTCACAACAGGATTCGATGTCGCGACGGCCGTTCCGCTACGAGTTCGACTCTTCCGTACCAGCCCAACCGAATTCGTGCTGGCGATGGTGGTTCATCACATCTCCGCGGACGGTGTGTCGGTTGGTCCGTTGGTGCGTGACGTCGCGGTGGCGTATCTCGCCCGGGTGAGTGGTGAGGCGCCGGCGTGGTCTCCGCTTGCTGTTCAGTACGCGGACTTCGCGTTGTGGCAGCAGCAGGTTCTCGGTGACGATTCCGATCCGGCGTCGCTGATGTCCGAGCAATTGCGTTACTGGAGTGAGAATCTCGCGGGTCTGCCGGAGAAGATCGACGTGCCGTCGGATTGGCCGCGTCCGGCTGTGGCGTCGACGCGTGGTGGCGTGCACCGGTTCGAGATCGATGGTGAACTGCATCGTTCGCTCGAGCAATTAGCGCTGGATCGCAATGTTTCGCTGTTCATGGTTGTGCATTCTGCGCTCGCGGTGTTGCTGGCACGGCTGGCGTCGACGGATGACGTGGTGATCGGTTCGCCGATTTCCGGTCGCGGTGAGCCTGCGCTCGACGATGTGATCGGGATGTTCGTCAATACGTTGGTGTTGCGTACGTCGATAACTCCGGATACGTCTTTCGCGGCGTTGCTCGAGCAGGTTCGGGAGACTGATCTCAGCGCATTCGCGAACGCGGACTTGCCTTTCGAGCGTTTGGTCGAGGTTCTGGACCCGGCGCGTTCGCAGGCGCATCATCCGCTGTTTCAGGTGGCACTGTTTTTCCAGAATATGGCCGGTGAGGCTTTGGAACTGCCAGGGCTGCGGGTCTCGGAATTTGATGCCGGAATCGACATCGCGAAGTTCGATCTTCAGTTGACAGCATCGCCGATCGAGGATGAGGCCGGCGTTGGCACCGGTATCGCGATGTCCTGGTTGTATGCGACAGACCTTTTCGATGCCGAAACTGCGGTGGCGTTTGCCGATCGGTTGACTCGCATTCTCCGCGCGATGGTAGCCGACACGAACTCTGCTGTCGGCGACGTGGAACTGCTGTCCACCAATGACTTCCAGAGTATCGTCCGGGATTTCAACGACACTGCTCAGGTGACGGTGGGTGGGTTGTTGTTGGATGGTTTCGATTCGGTGGTGGCGGTGTCGCCGGGTGCGCGGGCGGTGGTGTTCGGCGGTGAGGTGCTGTCGTATGCGGAGTTCGATGTCAAGGTGAACAGGCTTGCCCGGTATCTGATCGGGTTGGGGGTGGGTCCGGAGTCGTTGGTGGGGTTGGCGGTTCGTCGGTCGACGGATTTGTTGGTGGGGTTGTATGCGATTGTGCGTGCGGGTGGGGCGTGGGTGCCCCTGGATCCTGATGCGCCGTCGGCTCGTAACGAGTATGTGTTGGAGACGGCTGATCCGGTGTGTGTGGTGTCGACGGAGCGTGATGGTTTCGCGGCGTCGGGTCGTCGGGTTGTGTGTGTGGATGTTGTTGATGTGTCTGGTTTTTCGGGTGCGCGGGTGTTGGATGTGGATCGGTTGGGGCCGTTGCGTTCGGGGAATGCGGCGTATGTGATTTTCACGTCGGGGTCGACGGGTCGTCCGAAGGGTGTGGCTGTTTCGCATGGGGCGATTGTGAATCAGTTGGAGTGGATGCAGGCGGAATATGCTTTGACGCCTGCGGATGTGTATTTGCAGAAGACGGCGACGACGTTCGATGTGTCGTTGTGGGGGTTTTTCATGCCGTTGCGGGTGGGGGCGACGTTGGTGGTTGCTGCTGCTGATGGTCATCGGGATCCGGGGTATTTGGCGTCGGTGATTGATGAGCAGGGTGTGTCGGTGACGGATTTCGTTCCGACGATGTTGTCGACGTTTTCGTCGTTGGTGGATCCGGGGTTGTTGGGTTCGTTGCGTGATGTGTTGGTGATTGGTGAGGCGTTGCCGGTGGAGGCGGTGCGGGAGTTTGCTGCGGTGTCGTCGGCGCGGGTTCATAATTTGTATGGTCCGACGGAGGCGGCGGTGTCGTTTACGTTTGCGGATGTGACGGCGGTGGGGTCGTCGGGCAGTGTGGTGTCGATTGGTGTGCCGGAGTGGAATTGCCGGGTGTTTGTGTTGGATTCGCGTTTGCGGCCGGTGCCGGTGGGTGTTGCGGGTGAGTTGTATTTGGTGGGGGTGCAGTTGGCTCGGGGGTATGTGGGTCGGCCGGATTTGAGTGCGGATCGGTTTGTGGCGTCTCCGTTCGGGTTGGGGGAGCGGATGTATCGGACGGGTGATTTGGTTCGCTGGAACGCATCTGGTGACATCGAGTACATCGGTCGTACTGATTTTCAGGTGAAGTTTCGTGGTCAGCGGATTGAGTTGGGGGAGATTGAGGCTGCGTTGTCGGCGCATGGGTCGGTGTTGTCGGCTGCGGTGTTGGTGCGTGGCAGTGTGACGGGTGATCAGTTGGTGGGGTATGTGGTGCCGGCTGTGGGTGCGTCGGTTGATGTGTCGGTGTTGCGGGGGTTTGTGGGGGAGCGGGTGCCGGGTTATATGGTTCCGGCGGCTGTGGTGGTGTTGGATGCTTTTCCGTTGAATTCGTCGGGGAAGTTGGATCGGGGGTTGTTGCCGGAGCCGGTGTTTGAGGCTCGGGTGTTTCGGGCTCCGGTGTCGGTGGTGGAGTTGGTGGTGGCGTCGGCGTTTGTGGGTGTGTTGGGTGTTGATCGGGTGGGGTTGGATGATGATTTCTTTGCGTTGGGCGGCAACTCGCTGATCGCAATGAAGCTGGCGTCCGAACTGACCGAAGCATTGGGTACCTCCGTACCCGTGCGCATGCTCTTCGGTGCGTCCAACGTCGAATCCCTTTCTGCGCGAATAGAAGCTGCGCGTCGAGATGGTTCGAGCACGCCGGCGAATCATGCAATCGACGTGCTGTTGCCGATCAGAGAAACTGGATCTGCGGCGCCGATGTTCTTCATTCACCCGATGAGCGGCTTGGCCTGGAAGGCATCAGGGTTGGTTCCCTACCTCGACGCCCAGTCTCCCGTTTACGGATTGCAAGCGCCGGTCATGGCGGAGGCATGGCAACTTCCGACGTCGGTTGACGCCTTGGCTCAGCGCTACGTCCAGGAAATGTTGAGCGTGAACCCGAGCGGTCCGTTCCGCATCGTCGGATACTCACTCGGCGGGTACATCGGGCATGCCTGCGCAGTCCTCCTGCGCTCCAAGGGATTCGACGTGAAGTTGGCGATGATCGACCCTCGTGGCACTGCCGAAGTCGGGGAAACTCAAGCCGGGGACAACGTCGCTGAACTGGCAGCAGGGTGGGGAGTCGATGTCGGAGACGCAATTGACCTCGGTGCGCTTGGCCGGGACGAGATCCTCGGACTCGGTCGGTCACTCGATTCCCTGTCGTTCCTCACCGGCGATCAACTCGGATCTCTGTATGATTTTGCAACCTCTGCCGCCTCGATGATCGAAGCTTACGAGCCCAGCGTCTTCGACGGTGATGCGTTGGTTCTGAGCGCCACCGTGGGAGTCGGAAGTAGTCCGGAACTGTCCGAGATTTGGCAGCCTGCCATCGGTGGCAGCCTGACGGAAGTGTCGGTGGACGCTTCGCATCACTCGATGATGGACCCCGATCAGCTCGAGTTGATCGGACCTCGCTTGGCGGCGTATTTCAGGAGTTGA